From Diceros bicornis minor isolate mBicDic1 chromosome 17, mDicBic1.mat.cur, whole genome shotgun sequence, the proteins below share one genomic window:
- the KCNH3 gene encoding potassium voltage-gated channel subfamily H member 3 isoform X3: protein MVTPVQAAGAGGREEGCSFSPTDGGSWGHPAPSGARAGADPQPRREPPPPRAEDSNFVLGNAQVAGLFPVVYCSDGFCDLTGFSRAEVMQRGCACSFLYGPDTSELVRQQIRKALDEHKEFKAELILYRKSGLPFWCLLDVIPIKNEKGEVALFLVSHKDISDTKNRGGPDNWKERGGGRRRYGRAGSKGFNANRRRSRAVLYHLSGHLQKQPKGKHKLNKGVFGEKPNLPEYKVAAIRKSPFILLHCGALRATWDGFILLATLYVAVTVPYSVCVSTAREPSSARSPPSVCDLAVEVLFILDIVLNFRTTFVSKSGQVVFAPKSICLHYVTTWFLLDVIAALPFDLLHAFKVNVYVGAHLLKTVRLLRLLRLLPRLDRYSQYSAVVLTLLMAVFALLAHWVACIWFYIGQREIESSASELPEIAASPAWASATCPPTRTQRRFSPSAPCSSAGPKEHRPGPAEPPRLQDSSRTAACVPCLGVGGGQMCPARCQARPGQSWSRTRDLRDYIRIHRIPKPLKQRMLEYFQATWAVNNGIDTTELLQSLPDELRADIAMHLHKEVLQLPLFEAASRGCLRALSLALRPAFCTPGEYLIHQGDALQALYFVCSGSMEVLKGGTVLAILGKGDLIGCELPRREQVVKANADVKGLTYCVLQCLQLAGLHESLALYPEFAPRFSRGLRGELSYNLGAGGGTAEADTSSLSGDNTLMSTLEEKETDGEQGPTASPAPADELSSPLLSPGCTSSSSAAKLLSPRQTAPRPRLGGRGRLGRAGASQAEVGPSARPRSIEGLRLPPVPWNVPPDLSPRVVDGIEDGCGSDQPKFSFRVQSGPECSSSPSPGPENGLLTVPLGPSEARNTDTLDKLRQAVMELSEQVLQMREGLQSLRQALQLVLAPHGEGPCPRASGEGPCPASTSGLLQPLCVDTGASSYCLQPPAGSVLSGTWPHPRPGPPPLTAPWPWGPPASQSSPWPRATAFWTSTSDSEPPGSGELCPEPSTPGSPPPEEGARTGPLEPVNQAEATSTGEPPPGSGGLALPWDPHSLEMVLIGCHGSGTVQWTQEEGTGV, encoded by the exons ATGGTTACCCCGGTGCAGGCGGCAGGcgcgggagggagggaagaaggctgCAGCTTCTCCCCGACAGACGGAGGGAGCTGGGGGCACCCGGCGCCGAGCGGAGCGCGAGCCGGAGCCGACCCGCAGCCGAGACgcgagccgccgccgccgcgagcGGAAG ACAGTAACTTCGTGCTGGGCAACGCCCAGGTGGCGGGGCTCTTCCCCGTGGTCTACTGCTCTGATGGCTTCTGCGACCTCACGGGTTTCTCCCGGGCTGAGGTCATGCAGCGGGGCTGTGCCTGCTCCTTCCTCTATGGGCCGGACACCAGTGAGCTCGTCCGCCAGCAGATCCGCAAGGCCCTGGATGAGCACAAGGAGTTCAAGGCTGAGCTGATCCTGTACCGGAAGAGCG GGCTCCCGTTCTGGTGTCTCCTGGATGTGATCCCCATAAAGAATGAGAAAGGGGAGGTGGCCCTCTTCCTGGTCTCTCACAAGGACATCAGTGACACCAAGAACCGAGGGGGCCCAGACAACTGGAAGGAGAGAG GTGGTGGCCGTCGCCGATATGGCCGGGCAGGATCCAAAGGCTTCAATGCCAACCGGCGGCGGAGCCGGGCTGTGCTCTATCACCTGTCTGGGCACCTGCAGAAGCAGCCCAAGGGCAAGCACAAGCTCAATAAG GGCGTGTTTGGGGAGAAGCCAAACTTGCCCGAGTACAAAGTAGCCGCCATCCGGAAGTCACCCTTCATCCTGCTGCACTGTGGGGCGCTGAGGGCCACTTGGGACGGCTTCATCCTGCTTGCCACCCTCTACGTGGCCGTGACCGTGCCCTACAGCGTGTGCGTGAGCACAGCCCGGGAACCCAGCTCGGCCCGCAGCCCCCCCAGCGTCTGCGACCTGGCCGTGGAGGTCCTCTTCATTCTCG ACATTGTGCTGAATTTCCGCACCACGTTCGTGTCCAAGTCAGGCCAGGTGGTGTTCGCTCCAAAGTCTATTTGCCTCCACTACGTTACCACCTGGTTCCTGCTGGATGTCATCGCGGCGCTGCCCTTCGACCTGCTCCACGCCTTCAAGGTCAACGTG TACGTCGGGGCCCACCTGCTGAAGACGGTGCGGCTGCTGCGCTTGCTGCGCCTGCTCCCGCGGCTGGACCGCTACTCGCAGTACAGCGCCGTGGTGCTGACCCTGCTCATGGCTGTGTTCGCCCTGCTTGCCCACTGGGTGGCCTGCATCTGGTTCTACATCGGCCAGCGGGAGATTGAGAGCAGCGCATCTGAGCTGCCCGAGATCG CAGCCTCACCAGCGTGGGCTTCGGCAACGTGTCCGCCAACACGGACACAGAGAagattttctccatctgcaccatGCTCATCGGCG GGGCCCAAGGAACACAGGCCAGGGCCGGCAGAGCCCCCTCGGCTGCAGGACTCCAGCCGCACAGCGGCCTGTGTGCCTTGCCTAGGAGTAGGGGGAGGACAGATGTGTCCAGCACGGTGTCAGGCCCGGCCAGGCCAGTCCTGGAG CCGCACCCGCGACCTGCGTGACTACATTCGCATCCACCGCATCCCCAAGCCCCTCAAGCAGCGCATGCTCGAGTACTTTCAGGCGACCTGGGCCGTGAACAACGGCATCGACACCACCGAG CTGCTGCAGAGCCTCCCAGACGAGCTCCGTGCAGACATTGCCATGCACCTGCACAAGGAGGTCCTGCAGCTGCCCCTGTTTGAGGCAGCGAGCCGCGGCTGCCTGCGGGCGCTCTCCCTGGCCCTGCGGCCCGCCTTCTGCACGCCCGGCGAGTACCTCATCCACCAAGGCGACGCTCTCCAGGCCCTCTACTTCGTCTGCTCCGGCTCCATGGAGGTGCTCAAGGGCGGCACAGTGCTTGCCATCCTAG GGAAGGGTGATCTGATCGGCTGTGAGCTGCCCCGGCGCGAGCAGGTGGTCAAGGCCAATGCCGACGTCAAGGGGCTGACGTACTGCGTCCTGCAGTGTCTGCAGCTGGCGGGGCTGCATGAGAGCCTCGCACTGTACCCCGAGTTTGCCCCACGCTTCAGCCGGGGACTCCGGGGGGAGCTCAGCTACAACCTGGGTGCTGGCGGAGGCACCGCAGAG GCGGACACCAGCTCCCTGAGTGGCGACAACACCCTCATGTCCACgctggaggagaaggagacagacGGGGAGCAGGGCCCCACGGCCTCACCAGCCCCAGCTGATGAGCTCTCCAGCCCCCTGTTGTCCCCCGGCTGCACCTCCTCGTCCTCAGCTGCCAAGCTGCTGTCACCACGTCAAACTGCGCCCCGGCCCCGTCTGGGTGGCAGAGGGAGGCTGGGCAGGGCCGGGGCTTCGCAGGCTGAGGTTGGCCCCTCTGCTCGCCCTCGGAGCATAGAGGGGCTGCGGCTGCCCCCTGTGCCGTGGAATGTGCCCCCGGATCTGAGCCCTAG GGTAGTAGATGGCATTGAGGACGGCTGTGGGTCTGACCAGCCCAAGTTCTCTTTCCGTGTCCAGTCTGGCCCAGAATGTAGCAGCAGCCCCTCCCCTGGACCAG AGAACGGCCTGCTCACTGTCCCGCTCGGGCCCAGCGAGGCAAGAAACACAGACACGCTGGACAAGCTTCGGCAGGCG GTGATGGAGCTGTCTGAGCAGGTGCTGCAGATGCGGGAAGGACTGCAGTCGCTTCGCCAGGCCCTACAGCTTGTCCTGGCACCCCATGGGGAGGGCCCGTGCCCTCGGGCATCGGGAGAGGGGCCATGCCCGGCCAGCACCTCTGGGCTCCTACAGCCTCTGTGTGTGGACACTGGGGCGTCCTCCTACTGCCTGCAGCCCCCAGCTGGCTCTGTCTTGAGTGGGACCTGGCCCCACCCTCGGCCAGGTCCTCCTCCCCTCACGGCACCTTGGCCCTGGGGCCCCCCAGCATCTCAGAGCTCCCCCTGGCCTCGAGCCACAGCTTTCTGGACCTCCACCTCAGACTCAGAGCCCCCTGGCTCAGGAGAACTCTGCCCTGAGCCCAGCACCCCTGGCTCACCCCCTCCTGAGGAAGGGGCTAGGACTGGGCCCCTGGAGCCCGTGAACCAGGCTGAGGCCACCAGTACTGGAGAGCCCCCGCCAGGGTCAGGGGGCCTGGCCTTGCCCTGGGACCCTCATAGCCTGGAGATGGTGCTTATTGGCTGCCACGGCTCTGGCACAGTTCAGTGGACCCAGGAAGAAGGCACAGGGGTCTGA
- the KCNH3 gene encoding potassium voltage-gated channel subfamily H member 3 isoform X6 yields MVTPVQAAGAGGREEGCSFSPTDGGSWGHPAPSGARAGADPQPRREPPPPRAEDSNFVLGNAQVAGLFPVVYCSDGFCDLTGFSRAEVMQRGCACSFLYGPDTSELVRQQIRKALDEHKEFKAELILYRKSGLPFWCLLDVIPIKNEKGEVALFLVSHKDISDTKNRGGPDNWKERGGGRRRYGRAGSKGFNANRRRSRAVLYHLSGHLQKQPKGKHKLNKGVFGEKPNLPEYKVAAIRKSPFILLHCGALRATWDGFILLATLYVAVTVPYSVCVSTAREPSSARSPPSVCDLAVEVLFILDIVLNFRTTFVSKSGQVVFAPKSICLHYVTTWFLLDVIAALPFDLLHAFKVNVYVGAHLLKTVRLLRLLRLLPRLDRYSQYSAVVLTLLMAVFALLAHWVACIWFYIGQREIESSASELPEIGWLQELARRLETPYYLVGRSPAVGNSSGQSDNCSSGSSEANRTGLELLGGPSLRSAYITSLYFALSSLTSVGFGNVSANTDTEKIFSICTMLIGALMHAVVFGNVTAIIQRMYARRFLYHSRTRDLRDYIRIHRIPKPLKQRMLEYFQATWAVNNGIDTTELLQSLPDELRADIAMHLHKEVLQLPLFEAASRGCLRALSLALRPAFCTPGEYLIHQGDALQALYFVCSGSMEVLKGGTVLAILGKGDLIGCELPRREQVVKANADVKGLTYCVLQCLQLAGLHESLALYPEFAPRFSRGLRGELSYNLGAGGGTAEADTSSLSGDNTLMSTLEEKETDGEQGPTASPAPADELSSPLLSPGCTSSSSAAKLLSPRQTAPRPRLGGRGRLGRAGASQAEVGPSARPRSIEGLRLPPVPWNVPPDLSPRERPAHCPARAQRGKKHRHAGQASAGGDGAV; encoded by the exons ATGGTTACCCCGGTGCAGGCGGCAGGcgcgggagggagggaagaaggctgCAGCTTCTCCCCGACAGACGGAGGGAGCTGGGGGCACCCGGCGCCGAGCGGAGCGCGAGCCGGAGCCGACCCGCAGCCGAGACgcgagccgccgccgccgcgagcGGAAG ACAGTAACTTCGTGCTGGGCAACGCCCAGGTGGCGGGGCTCTTCCCCGTGGTCTACTGCTCTGATGGCTTCTGCGACCTCACGGGTTTCTCCCGGGCTGAGGTCATGCAGCGGGGCTGTGCCTGCTCCTTCCTCTATGGGCCGGACACCAGTGAGCTCGTCCGCCAGCAGATCCGCAAGGCCCTGGATGAGCACAAGGAGTTCAAGGCTGAGCTGATCCTGTACCGGAAGAGCG GGCTCCCGTTCTGGTGTCTCCTGGATGTGATCCCCATAAAGAATGAGAAAGGGGAGGTGGCCCTCTTCCTGGTCTCTCACAAGGACATCAGTGACACCAAGAACCGAGGGGGCCCAGACAACTGGAAGGAGAGAG GTGGTGGCCGTCGCCGATATGGCCGGGCAGGATCCAAAGGCTTCAATGCCAACCGGCGGCGGAGCCGGGCTGTGCTCTATCACCTGTCTGGGCACCTGCAGAAGCAGCCCAAGGGCAAGCACAAGCTCAATAAG GGCGTGTTTGGGGAGAAGCCAAACTTGCCCGAGTACAAAGTAGCCGCCATCCGGAAGTCACCCTTCATCCTGCTGCACTGTGGGGCGCTGAGGGCCACTTGGGACGGCTTCATCCTGCTTGCCACCCTCTACGTGGCCGTGACCGTGCCCTACAGCGTGTGCGTGAGCACAGCCCGGGAACCCAGCTCGGCCCGCAGCCCCCCCAGCGTCTGCGACCTGGCCGTGGAGGTCCTCTTCATTCTCG ACATTGTGCTGAATTTCCGCACCACGTTCGTGTCCAAGTCAGGCCAGGTGGTGTTCGCTCCAAAGTCTATTTGCCTCCACTACGTTACCACCTGGTTCCTGCTGGATGTCATCGCGGCGCTGCCCTTCGACCTGCTCCACGCCTTCAAGGTCAACGTG TACGTCGGGGCCCACCTGCTGAAGACGGTGCGGCTGCTGCGCTTGCTGCGCCTGCTCCCGCGGCTGGACCGCTACTCGCAGTACAGCGCCGTGGTGCTGACCCTGCTCATGGCTGTGTTCGCCCTGCTTGCCCACTGGGTGGCCTGCATCTGGTTCTACATCGGCCAGCGGGAGATTGAGAGCAGCGCATCTGAGCTGCCCGAGATCG GCTGGCTGCAGGAGCTGGCCCGCCGACTGGAGACCCCCTACTACCTGGTGGGCCGGAGCCCAGCTGTCGGGAACAGCTCTGGCCAGAGTGACAACTGTAGCAGCGGCAGCAGCGAGGCCAACAGGACGGGGCTGGAGCTCCTGGGCGGCCCGTCGCTGCGCAGCGCCTACATCACCTCCCTCTACTTCGCACTCAGCAGCCTCACCAGCGTGGGCTTCGGCAACGTGTCCGCCAACACGGACACAGAGAagattttctccatctgcaccatGCTCATCGGCG CCCTGATGCACGCGGTGGTATTTGGGAACGTGACGGCCATCATCCAGCGCATGTACGCCCGCCGCTTTCTGTACCACAGCCGCACCCGCGACCTGCGTGACTACATTCGCATCCACCGCATCCCCAAGCCCCTCAAGCAGCGCATGCTCGAGTACTTTCAGGCGACCTGGGCCGTGAACAACGGCATCGACACCACCGAG CTGCTGCAGAGCCTCCCAGACGAGCTCCGTGCAGACATTGCCATGCACCTGCACAAGGAGGTCCTGCAGCTGCCCCTGTTTGAGGCAGCGAGCCGCGGCTGCCTGCGGGCGCTCTCCCTGGCCCTGCGGCCCGCCTTCTGCACGCCCGGCGAGTACCTCATCCACCAAGGCGACGCTCTCCAGGCCCTCTACTTCGTCTGCTCCGGCTCCATGGAGGTGCTCAAGGGCGGCACAGTGCTTGCCATCCTAG GGAAGGGTGATCTGATCGGCTGTGAGCTGCCCCGGCGCGAGCAGGTGGTCAAGGCCAATGCCGACGTCAAGGGGCTGACGTACTGCGTCCTGCAGTGTCTGCAGCTGGCGGGGCTGCATGAGAGCCTCGCACTGTACCCCGAGTTTGCCCCACGCTTCAGCCGGGGACTCCGGGGGGAGCTCAGCTACAACCTGGGTGCTGGCGGAGGCACCGCAGAG GCGGACACCAGCTCCCTGAGTGGCGACAACACCCTCATGTCCACgctggaggagaaggagacagacGGGGAGCAGGGCCCCACGGCCTCACCAGCCCCAGCTGATGAGCTCTCCAGCCCCCTGTTGTCCCCCGGCTGCACCTCCTCGTCCTCAGCTGCCAAGCTGCTGTCACCACGTCAAACTGCGCCCCGGCCCCGTCTGGGTGGCAGAGGGAGGCTGGGCAGGGCCGGGGCTTCGCAGGCTGAGGTTGGCCCCTCTGCTCGCCCTCGGAGCATAGAGGGGCTGCGGCTGCCCCCTGTGCCGTGGAATGTGCCCCCGGATCTGAGCCCTAG AGAACGGCCTGCTCACTGTCCCGCTCGGGCCCAGCGAGGCAAGAAACACAGACACGCTGGACAAGCTTCGGCAGGCG GTGATGGAGCTGTCTGA
- the KCNH3 gene encoding potassium voltage-gated channel subfamily H member 3 isoform X4 → MVTPVQAAGAGGREEGCSFSPTDGGSWGHPAPSGARAGADPQPRREPPPPRAEDSNFVLGNAQVAGLFPVVYCSDGFCDLTGFSRAEVMQRGCACSFLYGPDTSELVRQQIRKALDEHKEFKAELILYRKSGLPFWCLLDVIPIKNEKGEVALFLVSHKDISDTKNRGGPDNWKERGGGRRRYGRAGSKGFNANRRRSRAVLYHLSGHLQKQPKGKHKLNKGVFGEKPNLPEYKVAAIRKSPFILLHCGALRATWDGFILLATLYVAVTVPYSVCVSTAREPSSARSPPSVCDLAVEVLFILDIVLNFRTTFVSKSGQVVFAPKSICLHYVTTWFLLDVIAALPFDLLHAFKVNVYVGAHLLKTVRLLRLLRLLPRLDRYSQYSAVVLTLLMAVFALLAHWVACIWFYIGQREIESSASELPEIASPAWASATCPPTRTQRRFSPSAPCSSAGPKEHRPGPAEPPRLQDSSRTAACVPCLGVGGGQMCPARCQARPGQSWSRTRDLRDYIRIHRIPKPLKQRMLEYFQATWAVNNGIDTTELLQSLPDELRADIAMHLHKEVLQLPLFEAASRGCLRALSLALRPAFCTPGEYLIHQGDALQALYFVCSGSMEVLKGGTVLAILGKGDLIGCELPRREQVVKANADVKGLTYCVLQCLQLAGLHESLALYPEFAPRFSRGLRGELSYNLGAGGGTAEADTSSLSGDNTLMSTLEEKETDGEQGPTASPAPADELSSPLLSPGCTSSSSAAKLLSPRQTAPRPRLGGRGRLGRAGASQAEVGPSARPRSIEGLRLPPVPWNVPPDLSPRVVDGIEDGCGSDQPKFSFRVQSGPECSSSPSPGPENGLLTVPLGPSEARNTDTLDKLRQAVMELSEQVLQMREGLQSLRQALQLVLAPHGEGPCPRASGEGPCPASTSGLLQPLCVDTGASSYCLQPPAGSVLSGTWPHPRPGPPPLTAPWPWGPPASQSSPWPRATAFWTSTSDSEPPGSGELCPEPSTPGSPPPEEGARTGPLEPVNQAEATSTGEPPPGSGGLALPWDPHSLEMVLIGCHGSGTVQWTQEEGTGV, encoded by the exons ATGGTTACCCCGGTGCAGGCGGCAGGcgcgggagggagggaagaaggctgCAGCTTCTCCCCGACAGACGGAGGGAGCTGGGGGCACCCGGCGCCGAGCGGAGCGCGAGCCGGAGCCGACCCGCAGCCGAGACgcgagccgccgccgccgcgagcGGAAG ACAGTAACTTCGTGCTGGGCAACGCCCAGGTGGCGGGGCTCTTCCCCGTGGTCTACTGCTCTGATGGCTTCTGCGACCTCACGGGTTTCTCCCGGGCTGAGGTCATGCAGCGGGGCTGTGCCTGCTCCTTCCTCTATGGGCCGGACACCAGTGAGCTCGTCCGCCAGCAGATCCGCAAGGCCCTGGATGAGCACAAGGAGTTCAAGGCTGAGCTGATCCTGTACCGGAAGAGCG GGCTCCCGTTCTGGTGTCTCCTGGATGTGATCCCCATAAAGAATGAGAAAGGGGAGGTGGCCCTCTTCCTGGTCTCTCACAAGGACATCAGTGACACCAAGAACCGAGGGGGCCCAGACAACTGGAAGGAGAGAG GTGGTGGCCGTCGCCGATATGGCCGGGCAGGATCCAAAGGCTTCAATGCCAACCGGCGGCGGAGCCGGGCTGTGCTCTATCACCTGTCTGGGCACCTGCAGAAGCAGCCCAAGGGCAAGCACAAGCTCAATAAG GGCGTGTTTGGGGAGAAGCCAAACTTGCCCGAGTACAAAGTAGCCGCCATCCGGAAGTCACCCTTCATCCTGCTGCACTGTGGGGCGCTGAGGGCCACTTGGGACGGCTTCATCCTGCTTGCCACCCTCTACGTGGCCGTGACCGTGCCCTACAGCGTGTGCGTGAGCACAGCCCGGGAACCCAGCTCGGCCCGCAGCCCCCCCAGCGTCTGCGACCTGGCCGTGGAGGTCCTCTTCATTCTCG ACATTGTGCTGAATTTCCGCACCACGTTCGTGTCCAAGTCAGGCCAGGTGGTGTTCGCTCCAAAGTCTATTTGCCTCCACTACGTTACCACCTGGTTCCTGCTGGATGTCATCGCGGCGCTGCCCTTCGACCTGCTCCACGCCTTCAAGGTCAACGTG TACGTCGGGGCCCACCTGCTGAAGACGGTGCGGCTGCTGCGCTTGCTGCGCCTGCTCCCGCGGCTGGACCGCTACTCGCAGTACAGCGCCGTGGTGCTGACCCTGCTCATGGCTGTGTTCGCCCTGCTTGCCCACTGGGTGGCCTGCATCTGGTTCTACATCGGCCAGCGGGAGATTGAGAGCAGCGCATCTGAGCTGCCCGAGATCG CCTCACCAGCGTGGGCTTCGGCAACGTGTCCGCCAACACGGACACAGAGAagattttctccatctgcaccatGCTCATCGGCG GGGCCCAAGGAACACAGGCCAGGGCCGGCAGAGCCCCCTCGGCTGCAGGACTCCAGCCGCACAGCGGCCTGTGTGCCTTGCCTAGGAGTAGGGGGAGGACAGATGTGTCCAGCACGGTGTCAGGCCCGGCCAGGCCAGTCCTGGAG CCGCACCCGCGACCTGCGTGACTACATTCGCATCCACCGCATCCCCAAGCCCCTCAAGCAGCGCATGCTCGAGTACTTTCAGGCGACCTGGGCCGTGAACAACGGCATCGACACCACCGAG CTGCTGCAGAGCCTCCCAGACGAGCTCCGTGCAGACATTGCCATGCACCTGCACAAGGAGGTCCTGCAGCTGCCCCTGTTTGAGGCAGCGAGCCGCGGCTGCCTGCGGGCGCTCTCCCTGGCCCTGCGGCCCGCCTTCTGCACGCCCGGCGAGTACCTCATCCACCAAGGCGACGCTCTCCAGGCCCTCTACTTCGTCTGCTCCGGCTCCATGGAGGTGCTCAAGGGCGGCACAGTGCTTGCCATCCTAG GGAAGGGTGATCTGATCGGCTGTGAGCTGCCCCGGCGCGAGCAGGTGGTCAAGGCCAATGCCGACGTCAAGGGGCTGACGTACTGCGTCCTGCAGTGTCTGCAGCTGGCGGGGCTGCATGAGAGCCTCGCACTGTACCCCGAGTTTGCCCCACGCTTCAGCCGGGGACTCCGGGGGGAGCTCAGCTACAACCTGGGTGCTGGCGGAGGCACCGCAGAG GCGGACACCAGCTCCCTGAGTGGCGACAACACCCTCATGTCCACgctggaggagaaggagacagacGGGGAGCAGGGCCCCACGGCCTCACCAGCCCCAGCTGATGAGCTCTCCAGCCCCCTGTTGTCCCCCGGCTGCACCTCCTCGTCCTCAGCTGCCAAGCTGCTGTCACCACGTCAAACTGCGCCCCGGCCCCGTCTGGGTGGCAGAGGGAGGCTGGGCAGGGCCGGGGCTTCGCAGGCTGAGGTTGGCCCCTCTGCTCGCCCTCGGAGCATAGAGGGGCTGCGGCTGCCCCCTGTGCCGTGGAATGTGCCCCCGGATCTGAGCCCTAG GGTAGTAGATGGCATTGAGGACGGCTGTGGGTCTGACCAGCCCAAGTTCTCTTTCCGTGTCCAGTCTGGCCCAGAATGTAGCAGCAGCCCCTCCCCTGGACCAG AGAACGGCCTGCTCACTGTCCCGCTCGGGCCCAGCGAGGCAAGAAACACAGACACGCTGGACAAGCTTCGGCAGGCG GTGATGGAGCTGTCTGAGCAGGTGCTGCAGATGCGGGAAGGACTGCAGTCGCTTCGCCAGGCCCTACAGCTTGTCCTGGCACCCCATGGGGAGGGCCCGTGCCCTCGGGCATCGGGAGAGGGGCCATGCCCGGCCAGCACCTCTGGGCTCCTACAGCCTCTGTGTGTGGACACTGGGGCGTCCTCCTACTGCCTGCAGCCCCCAGCTGGCTCTGTCTTGAGTGGGACCTGGCCCCACCCTCGGCCAGGTCCTCCTCCCCTCACGGCACCTTGGCCCTGGGGCCCCCCAGCATCTCAGAGCTCCCCCTGGCCTCGAGCCACAGCTTTCTGGACCTCCACCTCAGACTCAGAGCCCCCTGGCTCAGGAGAACTCTGCCCTGAGCCCAGCACCCCTGGCTCACCCCCTCCTGAGGAAGGGGCTAGGACTGGGCCCCTGGAGCCCGTGAACCAGGCTGAGGCCACCAGTACTGGAGAGCCCCCGCCAGGGTCAGGGGGCCTGGCCTTGCCCTGGGACCCTCATAGCCTGGAGATGGTGCTTATTGGCTGCCACGGCTCTGGCACAGTTCAGTGGACCCAGGAAGAAGGCACAGGGGTCTGA